One Edaphobacter flagellatus genomic region harbors:
- a CDS encoding DUF5715 family protein, giving the protein MRLNTFISAPLALALLSSGQTLLAASHTVHRTAAHHAAALSEVKHHKGKKSAPGAASTKHGKRKGKRHQVADDVPPPTIERVHGSSRTNRSKAAPMLQSARANEHSKGRKATSDDFLRAAGARDTSTHAPINTAENVESTKSEVMKSAAASMKPQLDSVEQEATTPVILPALYNKHGRLIVPPPLRGSHEILVRQNVVADRDGLERVQDDDDLMRMRNQRLLVPIPVSNALDVDDRLPANRRYTRPWTAQFLATLARAHYARFHTSLQVNSAVRTVEFQQRLLRTNGNAAPAEGETASPHLTGQAIDLAKHGLSMTEIAWLRGYLLPLSQQGRIDVEEEFQQACFHISVYKKYLPAAPKREIAERSNRTAVLAAAIH; this is encoded by the coding sequence ATGCGCCTGAATACTTTCATCTCTGCCCCCCTGGCTCTTGCGCTGTTGTCTTCCGGACAGACGCTGCTGGCCGCATCGCACACGGTGCATCGCACCGCTGCGCATCATGCTGCTGCTCTGTCTGAGGTCAAGCACCACAAGGGCAAGAAGTCTGCACCCGGTGCTGCGTCGACGAAACACGGCAAGCGCAAGGGGAAGCGGCATCAGGTCGCGGACGACGTTCCACCGCCAACGATCGAGCGCGTTCACGGTTCGTCTCGCACAAACAGATCGAAGGCCGCTCCGATGTTGCAGTCTGCACGTGCGAATGAGCACAGCAAAGGTCGCAAAGCGACTTCGGATGATTTTCTGAGGGCTGCTGGTGCGCGTGACACAAGCACGCACGCACCTATCAATACGGCGGAAAATGTAGAGAGTACAAAGTCAGAAGTGATGAAGAGCGCTGCAGCTTCAATGAAGCCGCAGCTGGACAGCGTGGAGCAGGAAGCGACGACTCCGGTGATTCTGCCCGCTCTGTACAACAAGCACGGACGCCTGATTGTTCCTCCACCGCTGCGTGGCTCGCATGAGATTCTTGTGCGGCAGAATGTTGTTGCAGACCGCGATGGGCTGGAGCGCGTACAGGACGACGACGATCTGATGCGGATGCGGAACCAGCGGCTGTTGGTTCCAATTCCCGTTAGCAATGCGCTTGACGTCGACGATCGGCTTCCGGCGAATCGGCGTTATACGCGACCGTGGACGGCACAATTTCTGGCAACCCTGGCGCGGGCACACTATGCGCGCTTCCACACCTCCCTGCAGGTCAATTCCGCCGTGCGTACGGTCGAGTTCCAGCAGCGGCTGCTGCGCACCAATGGCAATGCTGCTCCTGCAGAAGGCGAGACAGCCTCGCCGCATCTGACGGGACAGGCAATCGACCTGGCCAAGCATGGGCTCTCGATGACTGAGATCGCGTGGCTGCGTGGCTACCTGCTGCCGCTTTCGCAGCAGGGTCGGATCGATGTCGAAGAAGAGTTCCAGCAGGCTTGCTTCCACATCAGCGTCTATAAGAAGTATCTGCCTGCGGCACCGAAGCGTGAGATCGCAGAGCGTTCTAACAGGACTGCGGTTCTGGCTGCTGCAATCCACTAA
- a CDS encoding Gfo/Idh/MocA family protein, whose protein sequence is MNAPVRFAILGFGNHAVRRLLPAFARTSRVQLTGMWRRDQSTAQKNCAEYNIPHCFSTPEELCSSPEVDVVFITSPDAMHHPDTLLAIRNGKAVLCEKPVSMSAAEAREMADAAKGAGVLYGVAQNFRYNRSLDWMREQIHAGKIGKPQLAQSEFCYPADRAPRKWIMDPTLAAGGPIADVGVHCIDALRYVLGEDPLSVSTLAVKGHSQDNVEAIASLQMEMTGEVLANVTVDARAPYRTSISITGSNGVLVAENGFTVDRPVEVILRRAGEVVEAVTLDNSDGYTRMLESFADALRTGSAFAATGEDAVRNMAALDAAFRSWRTGARERVA, encoded by the coding sequence ATGAATGCGCCTGTGCGCTTTGCGATCCTCGGTTTTGGCAATCACGCCGTAAGACGTCTGCTGCCCGCATTCGCACGAACCTCACGCGTACAACTGACCGGCATGTGGCGGCGCGACCAGAGCACTGCGCAGAAGAACTGTGCCGAATACAATATCCCCCACTGCTTCAGCACGCCCGAGGAGCTTTGCAGCTCACCTGAAGTCGATGTCGTCTTCATCACATCGCCCGACGCCATGCATCACCCTGACACCCTGCTCGCCATTCGCAATGGCAAAGCTGTGCTGTGCGAGAAGCCCGTCTCGATGAGTGCTGCTGAAGCGCGCGAGATGGCGGACGCAGCGAAGGGCGCAGGTGTCCTCTACGGTGTTGCACAGAACTTCCGTTACAACCGCAGCTTGGACTGGATGCGCGAGCAGATTCACGCCGGCAAGATCGGAAAACCGCAGCTGGCTCAGTCTGAATTTTGCTACCCCGCCGATCGAGCTCCGCGGAAGTGGATCATGGACCCCACGCTTGCTGCCGGCGGCCCCATCGCCGACGTCGGTGTGCACTGCATCGACGCTTTACGCTACGTACTTGGGGAAGATCCATTGAGCGTCAGCACGCTTGCCGTCAAAGGCCATTCTCAGGACAATGTCGAAGCCATCGCTTCGCTGCAGATGGAGATGACCGGCGAAGTGCTCGCCAATGTCACCGTCGACGCACGCGCTCCGTACCGCACTTCCATCTCGATTACCGGTAGCAATGGTGTGCTTGTCGCCGAGAACGGCTTCACTGTCGATCGGCCGGTTGAGGTCATCCTGCGCCGTGCCGGTGAGGTCGTCGAAGCAGTTACGCTGGACAACAGCGACGGCTACACGCGCATGCTTGAGAGTTTCGCCGATGCTCTACGCACCGGTTCCGCTTTCGCCGCAACCGGTGAGGATGCGGTGCGCAACATGGCTGCGCTCGATGCTGCTTTCCGCAGCTGGCGCACCGGCGCCCGCGAGCGTGTTGCCTAG
- the gyrA gene encoding DNA gyrase subunit A codes for MADDQNPQLPLGPNADNPNGSDSTVKGPGAAFLLPINIEDEMRRSYLDYSMSVIIGRALPDVRDGLKPVHRRILYGMQEMGLQYNKKYTKSAKVVGHVMGNYHPHGDSAIYDTMVRLAQDFSLRYTLVDGQGNFGSIDGDPPAAMRYTESRLTRIAGEMLADIDSDTVDFTPNYDESTLEPTVLPARIPNLIINGGGGIAVGMATNIPPHNLTEVINATISLINKEKSDIRPDIQLVLEHVKGPDFPTGGYLYGRAGIAQTYNTGRGRFIMRAKVGTENISGGRQAIVVTEIPYQVNKSNLIKRIAELANEKVIDDISDVRDESDRDGMRIVIELKRGAESQIVLNQLFKHTPMQESFSMIFLAVHNGQPKVLPLDHAIRAFIEHRIEVVRRRTAFLLGKARDREHILLGYQIALDHLDNVIKIIRQSSSRAEARENLFSYFSNKRINLRGTELAGVKLDPSKYSVDMTFSQTGTLILSYRQVDAILELQLYRLTQLSIDELVNELKQVRDNIAELESILASEKKLRRVIVKELEEVRDKYGDARRTQIIDETTEIQLEDLIADEQVAVTISNTGYLKRTPISTYRQQRRGGTGRLGMKTREEDFVAQLIVDSTHAYLLCFTNTGRVYWLKIYEIPDVGAAGKGKAMASLIALQPGEKVVTILGIRDLTEEGKYIFFATRNGTVKKTPLPDFSNVMARGIIAINIDKDDELIAARVTGGDDVVLLATREGMAVRFSEFYDANSDKPGGLRPMGRNAAGNKGITLKKDDYVIGAAVTPSAEYRDKRRDELAAEKNLTKELAKVRAEIASTSDALQKAREAANGEETDKVKAARTKRDDAYESRDQLDEKLGLSPCLILSVSENGFGKRTNVEEYRLTNRGGSGVINMKTTPKIGKVSSINLVDETSELMVISQFGKIIRIDTKSIRAAGRSTSGVKLLDLDTDDKVAAAVVIPPEEAKAEPEPTLLQ; via the coding sequence ATGGCAGACGATCAGAACCCTCAGCTCCCGCTCGGTCCTAACGCAGACAACCCAAATGGCTCAGACAGCACGGTTAAGGGCCCCGGCGCGGCATTCCTGCTCCCTATCAATATTGAAGACGAGATGCGACGGTCGTATCTCGACTACTCCATGTCCGTCATCATCGGTCGCGCCCTGCCCGACGTCCGCGACGGACTCAAGCCCGTGCATCGCCGCATCCTCTACGGCATGCAGGAGATGGGCCTCCAGTACAACAAGAAGTACACCAAGTCCGCCAAGGTCGTCGGCCACGTCATGGGCAACTATCACCCCCACGGCGACTCCGCTATCTACGACACCATGGTCCGCCTAGCGCAGGACTTCTCCCTCCGCTACACCCTCGTAGACGGCCAGGGCAACTTCGGCTCCATCGACGGCGACCCACCGGCCGCCATGCGTTACACCGAGTCGCGCCTCACCCGCATCGCCGGTGAGATGCTCGCCGACATCGACTCCGACACCGTCGACTTCACCCCCAACTACGACGAATCGACCCTCGAGCCCACCGTTCTCCCCGCACGCATTCCCAACCTCATCATTAATGGTGGTGGCGGAATCGCCGTCGGCATGGCGACCAACATCCCGCCGCACAACCTCACCGAGGTCATCAACGCCACCATCTCTTTGATTAACAAGGAGAAGTCCGACATCCGCCCCGACATCCAGCTCGTCCTCGAGCACGTAAAGGGTCCCGACTTCCCCACCGGCGGCTACCTCTACGGGCGCGCCGGCATCGCCCAGACCTACAACACCGGCCGCGGACGTTTCATCATGCGCGCCAAGGTCGGCACTGAGAACATCTCCGGCGGACGCCAGGCCATCGTCGTCACCGAGATCCCCTACCAGGTCAACAAGTCGAACCTCATCAAGCGCATCGCCGAGCTCGCCAACGAAAAGGTCATCGACGACATCTCCGACGTCCGCGACGAATCTGACCGCGACGGCATGCGCATCGTCATCGAGCTCAAGCGCGGCGCCGAATCCCAGATCGTCCTCAACCAGCTCTTCAAGCACACGCCGATGCAGGAGAGCTTCTCCATGATCTTCCTCGCCGTACACAACGGCCAGCCCAAGGTCCTCCCGCTCGACCACGCTATTCGCGCCTTCATCGAGCACCGCATCGAAGTCGTTCGCCGCCGCACCGCCTTCCTCCTCGGCAAGGCCCGCGATCGCGAACACATCCTGCTCGGCTACCAGATCGCGCTTGACCACCTCGACAACGTCATCAAGATCATTCGTCAGTCGAGCTCGCGCGCCGAAGCCCGCGAAAACCTCTTCAGCTACTTCTCCAATAAGCGCATCAACCTCCGCGGCACCGAACTGGCTGGCGTCAAACTCGACCCTTCCAAATATTCGGTCGACATGACCTTCTCGCAGACCGGCACACTCATCCTCAGCTACCGCCAGGTCGACGCTATCCTCGAGCTGCAGCTCTACCGCCTCACCCAGCTCTCCATCGACGAGCTCGTCAACGAGCTCAAGCAGGTCCGCGACAACATCGCCGAGCTCGAGTCCATCCTCGCCTCCGAGAAGAAGCTCCGCCGCGTCATCGTCAAGGAGCTCGAAGAAGTCCGCGACAAGTACGGCGACGCACGCCGCACCCAGATCATCGACGAAACCACCGAGATCCAGCTCGAAGACCTCATCGCCGACGAGCAGGTCGCCGTCACCATCTCCAACACCGGCTATCTCAAGCGCACGCCTATCTCCACCTACCGCCAGCAGCGTCGCGGAGGAACCGGCCGCCTCGGCATGAAGACCCGCGAAGAGGACTTCGTCGCCCAGCTCATCGTCGACTCCACCCACGCCTACCTGCTCTGCTTCACCAACACCGGCCGCGTCTACTGGCTCAAAATCTACGAGATCCCCGACGTCGGCGCCGCCGGCAAGGGCAAGGCCATGGCCTCGCTCATCGCCCTCCAGCCCGGCGAAAAAGTCGTCACCATCCTCGGCATCCGCGACCTCACCGAAGAAGGCAAGTACATCTTCTTCGCCACCCGCAACGGCACCGTTAAGAAGACCCCGCTGCCCGACTTCTCCAACGTCATGGCTCGCGGCATCATCGCCATCAACATCGACAAAGACGACGAGCTCATCGCCGCCCGCGTCACCGGCGGAGACGACGTCGTCCTCCTCGCCACCCGCGAGGGCATGGCCGTCCGCTTCTCCGAGTTCTACGACGCAAACTCCGACAAGCCCGGCGGACTCCGCCCCATGGGCCGCAACGCCGCCGGCAACAAGGGCATCACCCTCAAGAAGGACGACTACGTCATCGGCGCCGCCGTCACTCCCTCCGCCGAGTACCGCGACAAGCGCCGCGACGAGCTCGCCGCCGAAAAGAACCTCACCAAAGAGCTCGCCAAAGTCCGCGCCGAAATCGCCTCCACCTCCGACGCCCTCCAGAAGGCCCGCGAAGCCGCCAACGGCGAGGAGACCGACAAGGTCAAGGCCGCCCGCACCAAGCGCGACGACGCCTACGAGAGCCGCGACCAGCTCGACGAAAAACTCGGCCTCAGCCCCTGCCTCATCCTCTCCGTCTCCGAGAACGGATTCGGCAAGCGCACCAACGTCGAGGAGTACCGCCTCACCAACCGCGGCGGCTCCGGCGTCATCAACATGAAGACCACGCCCAAGATCGGCAAGGTCTCCAGCATCAACCTCGTCGACGAGACCAGCGAGCTGATGGTCATCAGCCAGTTCGGCAAGATCATCCGCATCGACACCAAGTCCATCCGCGCCGCAGGCCGCTCCACCTCAGGAGTCAAACTCCTCGACCTCGACACCGACGACAAGGTAGCCGCCGCCGTAGTCATCCCACCCGAGGAAGCAAAGGCTGAACCAGAGCCTACGCTGCTGCAATAA
- a CDS encoding PGPGW domain-containing protein, translated as MNAPDTDRSGWIRKASGWALLLAGIAGCILPVIPGVPLLLAGLLILARDYRWAKSMLHRVKRWGVRARRKAREKRAAATRKIRTGDVRKSVEES; from the coding sequence ATGAATGCGCCAGACACAGACCGGAGCGGCTGGATTCGCAAGGCAAGCGGATGGGCGTTGCTGCTGGCAGGCATTGCTGGTTGCATTCTCCCCGTCATTCCGGGCGTTCCTCTCCTGCTGGCCGGCCTGCTGATCCTGGCGCGCGATTACCGCTGGGCCAAAAGTATGCTGCACCGGGTTAAGCGATGGGGCGTCCGCGCCCGGCGCAAGGCGCGCGAAAAGCGTGCAGCTGCGACCCGCAAAATTCGTACTGGAGATGTTCGCAAGAGTGTGGAGGAGAGCTAA
- a CDS encoding DsbA family protein — MLNAVRLSRPFLFALMLATAGCHAQPPAGDKLSPELARRVEILIRSKTNLPPSYDIVVGPRTPSDVPNFDEITVLFSAEGKTSKPMTFLLSKDGKTLAQFSKFDISKDPKTLVSDAGRPGRGGPANAPVVIVGFDDLECPYCAKMHAQLFPALQERYKDQVRIVYRDFPLNEIHPWAQRGAIDANCLAAQSVPGYWNLVDYIHAHAGEMGGTEKTLAKANETLDKLTREEGTRQKVDATALNQCIEKQDDTAVKASIREGAELGVEATPALYINGEKLEGALPIEYVYRMIDSALIAAGQTPPPPVAPAVPAQQATPAAGVSTQPANRAGSQ, encoded by the coding sequence GTGTTGAATGCTGTCCGACTGTCCCGCCCCTTCCTGTTTGCCCTGATGCTGGCCACGGCCGGCTGCCACGCCCAGCCTCCTGCCGGAGACAAGCTCTCTCCTGAGCTTGCGCGACGGGTCGAGATCCTCATCCGGTCGAAGACGAACCTACCGCCGAGCTACGACATTGTCGTGGGACCGCGTACGCCTAGCGACGTCCCGAACTTCGATGAGATCACTGTCCTATTCTCGGCCGAGGGCAAGACGTCGAAGCCGATGACGTTTCTGTTGTCAAAGGATGGCAAGACACTGGCGCAGTTCTCGAAGTTCGATATCAGCAAAGACCCCAAGACGCTGGTGAGCGACGCAGGACGCCCAGGACGCGGTGGTCCGGCGAATGCTCCGGTGGTGATCGTTGGCTTCGACGATCTGGAGTGCCCGTACTGTGCCAAGATGCACGCCCAACTCTTTCCCGCGTTGCAGGAGCGTTACAAGGACCAGGTTCGCATCGTCTACCGCGACTTCCCGCTCAATGAGATCCATCCGTGGGCTCAGCGTGGGGCCATCGACGCCAACTGCCTGGCAGCGCAAAGCGTTCCGGGCTACTGGAACCTCGTAGACTACATCCACGCCCATGCCGGCGAGATGGGCGGTACCGAAAAGACGCTGGCCAAGGCCAACGAGACGTTGGATAAGCTGACCCGGGAAGAGGGCACAAGGCAGAAGGTCGACGCGACGGCATTAAATCAGTGCATCGAAAAGCAGGACGATACGGCGGTCAAGGCGTCTATCAGGGAAGGGGCCGAACTGGGGGTTGAGGCAACTCCGGCGCTCTATATCAATGGAGAAAAGCTGGAAGGCGCGCTCCCAATTGAGTATGTGTACCGTATGATCGACAGTGCGCTTATCGCGGCGGGCCAGACGCCTCCGCCGCCGGTTGCTCCGGCGGTTCCGGCGCAGCAGGCTACGCCGGCGGCTGGTGTATCAACCCAACCGGCCAACCGTGCTGGCAGCCAGTAA
- a CDS encoding CHAD domain-containing protein yields MASTTLARPIRALREYATALEAAIIVCLGDSKPRHVHRLRTMIRRIEGQLALLDLIPNAPKNGRLSSEIKRLIKKLRRAAGEVRDRDVQLALVAQTLSSRPSRALQQDAATLHTIIETERTDAAYKLRKLLRRDGAATAEALEALVEMLDSASSLSLGSEQLITLVDSWFEKNAPEGSLENVEHLHTVRKMAKLARYMAENAPRAARMARKQAASFEALQESGGRWHDWLILAEIAHNRLRKNSPLAKSFDDRCRVALAAYRRRLSTAVAA; encoded by the coding sequence ATGGCATCGACTACATTGGCTCGTCCCATTCGTGCGCTTCGCGAGTATGCGACTGCTCTGGAGGCAGCAATCATCGTCTGTCTTGGAGACTCGAAGCCCAGGCATGTGCATCGACTACGCACCATGATCCGACGCATCGAAGGGCAACTTGCTCTGCTCGATCTGATCCCCAACGCCCCGAAAAATGGCCGGCTAAGCAGTGAGATTAAACGGCTCATCAAAAAACTTCGTAGAGCTGCGGGCGAGGTTCGCGATCGGGATGTGCAGCTCGCCCTGGTAGCTCAGACACTGTCATCCCGACCTTCGCGCGCTTTGCAGCAGGATGCAGCCACGCTGCATACGATCATTGAGACGGAGCGTACGGATGCAGCGTACAAGTTGCGTAAACTTCTTCGCCGGGATGGTGCCGCAACCGCCGAGGCGTTGGAAGCCCTGGTGGAGATGCTGGATTCGGCGAGCTCGCTTAGCCTCGGATCCGAACAACTCATCACGCTTGTAGATAGCTGGTTCGAGAAGAATGCTCCGGAGGGCAGCCTCGAGAATGTTGAGCACCTGCACACTGTACGCAAGATGGCGAAGCTGGCGCGCTACATGGCAGAGAATGCTCCGCGCGCCGCAAGAATGGCACGCAAACAGGCTGCGTCGTTCGAAGCACTGCAGGAGTCCGGAGGACGCTGGCACGACTGGCTCATTCTGGCCGAGATTGCACACAACAGGCTGAGAAAAAACTCCCCACTGGCAAAATCGTTCGATGACCGTTGCCGCGTAGCTCTTGCCGCATACAGGCGCCGATTAAGCACTGCCGTTGCGGCTTAG
- a CDS encoding SurA N-terminal domain-containing protein encodes MRNVLIARNGSMMVRRFGRASRPAATLLVAAALAGCNHGHNADVMATVNGKAIMKAEMDKAYQAQLGDAQQQQQPTAVQADSLRLNVLRQLIDEEIVEQRATKMNLTATNEEVDAKIAEMKAPYSDEQFNEKLKASNHTLDDVKHDIRRSLTFNKLISKEIDSKITVTDADVANYYNAHKSEFNLIENQYHLAQIQVTAIPSAQPGNLQNSKATNPAEAQKKIQALKNRLDSGEDFGALAMNFSERPETASSGGDIGFVSESQMKADPAIFNAIVKLKPGQVTEILPLLDEQSKKPMGYAIYKLISREPAGQRELSDPRVQQAIRQQLRDGRSQLLKSAYLEMLRDQAKVENFFAEQIFKNEAH; translated from the coding sequence GTGAGGAATGTGTTAATCGCGAGAAATGGTTCGATGATGGTGCGCCGGTTTGGCCGCGCCTCTCGCCCTGCTGCGACGCTATTGGTGGCAGCCGCACTGGCAGGTTGCAACCACGGGCATAACGCCGACGTGATGGCCACGGTAAACGGCAAGGCCATCATGAAAGCCGAGATGGATAAGGCCTATCAGGCACAGCTTGGTGATGCGCAGCAGCAACAGCAGCCCACCGCCGTGCAGGCCGACTCGCTGCGGCTGAATGTGCTGCGTCAGTTGATCGACGAGGAGATTGTCGAGCAGCGCGCTACGAAGATGAACCTGACGGCGACCAATGAAGAGGTCGATGCGAAGATCGCCGAGATGAAGGCGCCATATAGCGACGAGCAGTTCAACGAAAAGCTGAAGGCGAGCAATCACACACTGGACGATGTTAAGCACGATATTCGCCGCTCGTTGACCTTCAACAAGCTGATCTCGAAGGAGATCGATTCGAAGATCACCGTGACCGATGCGGACGTCGCCAATTACTACAACGCACACAAGTCGGAGTTCAACCTGATCGAGAACCAGTACCACCTGGCACAGATCCAGGTGACGGCGATTCCTTCGGCCCAGCCCGGTAACCTGCAGAACTCGAAGGCTACTAACCCGGCTGAGGCGCAGAAGAAGATTCAGGCTCTGAAGAACCGCCTCGACTCGGGAGAGGACTTCGGTGCATTGGCGATGAACTTCTCCGAGCGCCCTGAAACGGCATCGAGCGGCGGCGATATCGGTTTTGTTTCTGAGTCGCAGATGAAGGCCGATCCCGCAATCTTCAACGCGATCGTGAAGCTCAAACCGGGCCAGGTCACGGAGATTCTTCCCCTGCTCGATGAGCAGTCCAAGAAGCCTATGGGCTATGCGATCTACAAGCTCATCTCGCGTGAGCCGGCCGGACAGCGTGAGCTGAGCGATCCGCGCGTGCAGCAGGCCATCCGGCAGCAGCTTCGCGATGGTCGTTCGCAGCTGTTGAAGAGTGCATATCTCGAGATGCTGCGCGATCAAGCGAAGGTGGAGAACTTCTTTGCCGAGCAGATCTTCAAGAACGAAGCTCACTAA
- a CDS encoding amidohydrolase family protein, which translates to MKRSGALSFLLVAASAALSAQSVTEHGKFILHKFARTNGEETYSIESKDNILTLKSDFLFTDRGTKVPLKTVFTASSTLEPLSLKLEGQSSRMSALNDVMEYHPQQQRIMLTRSGKTEELPAPTGSFLVDGYSPVAMQQMLVRFWLTHNRPTSISTPPAGSVTITPAGTLAVTIAGKETKLDSYVIAGLIWGSETLWMDEHQNLAALISTDAEFDHFEAVREEYEPALATFIQSAAKENLAALAKLTAKSKQPVARYLVIQNVTLIDGTGKEPMKDATVFIEDGKITNISTVAKLVIPAEATVIEGTGKFLIPGLWDMHAHYEQVEWGPIYLAAGVTTARDCGNEFDFITTVRDTVAAGQGIGPEILIAGIVDGSGPISLGAVIADTPEQAVEIVRKYKAAGALQIKIYSSLTPQLVLVITAEAHKLGMTVTGHVPEGMTIEQAVMAGYDQINHIQYPTRDLLHMERGKPVPPADFSTADAKRQIALFKQHNTVFDDTVALYEDFFHPASVPYATLEPGVLKVAPQLVEALSSPGVSGDQAVKAKATLDAMMATIHELHKDGLTFVAGTDQTIPGYSLHRELELYVQAGFTPMEALEAASSVPARVMGLEKTVGTIEKGKRADLVLLDADPLADIHNTRRIVKTISAGAIYDPAPLWESVGFKP; encoded by the coding sequence ATGAAGCGAAGTGGTGCCCTCAGTTTTCTCCTGGTAGCTGCATCTGCCGCGCTTTCAGCGCAAAGCGTGACAGAGCACGGCAAGTTCATTCTCCACAAGTTCGCCCGCACTAACGGAGAAGAGACCTATTCGATTGAGAGCAAGGACAACATACTTACGCTCAAGTCGGACTTCCTGTTTACGGACCGCGGCACAAAGGTCCCTCTAAAGACAGTCTTTACTGCAAGCAGTACGTTGGAGCCCTTGTCGCTCAAACTCGAAGGCCAGTCTTCGCGTATGTCCGCCTTGAACGACGTGATGGAATATCATCCGCAGCAGCAGCGCATCATGCTGACGCGCTCCGGCAAAACAGAAGAGCTGCCTGCGCCAACAGGAAGTTTTCTCGTCGATGGCTATTCGCCTGTGGCCATGCAGCAGATGCTCGTACGCTTCTGGCTGACTCACAACCGTCCTACGTCAATTTCTACGCCACCTGCGGGCAGCGTCACAATTACTCCTGCAGGCACGCTCGCGGTGACCATTGCAGGGAAGGAGACGAAGCTCGACAGTTATGTCATTGCAGGTCTGATCTGGGGGAGTGAGACGCTGTGGATGGACGAGCATCAGAACCTCGCTGCGCTTATCTCCACCGACGCTGAGTTTGACCACTTCGAAGCGGTTCGCGAGGAGTATGAGCCTGCGCTCGCAACCTTCATTCAAAGTGCAGCGAAAGAAAACCTTGCCGCGCTGGCAAAGCTGACTGCGAAATCAAAGCAGCCCGTCGCCAGATATCTCGTCATTCAAAACGTCACCCTGATCGACGGCACCGGCAAAGAGCCGATGAAGGATGCCACGGTCTTCATCGAGGATGGAAAAATCACAAATATCTCCACCGTTGCAAAGCTAGTGATTCCGGCTGAAGCAACTGTGATTGAGGGCACCGGCAAGTTCCTCATACCAGGGTTGTGGGACATGCACGCTCACTACGAACAGGTGGAGTGGGGCCCGATCTATCTGGCTGCCGGCGTGACGACGGCGCGCGACTGCGGTAACGAGTTCGACTTCATCACAACGGTGCGCGACACGGTCGCGGCCGGGCAGGGCATCGGACCGGAGATTCTGATCGCAGGCATTGTCGATGGCAGCGGCCCAATCTCTCTGGGCGCTGTAATCGCTGACACTCCGGAGCAGGCCGTCGAGATCGTTCGTAAGTACAAGGCTGCAGGAGCGCTACAGATCAAGATCTACTCAAGCCTCACGCCGCAGCTGGTTCTTGTGATCACTGCTGAGGCCCACAAACTTGGTATGACCGTTACCGGACACGTTCCCGAAGGCATGACGATCGAGCAGGCGGTGATGGCGGGATACGATCAGATCAACCACATTCAGTATCCGACGCGCGATCTGCTGCATATGGAGCGCGGGAAGCCGGTTCCTCCGGCGGACTTTTCGACGGCGGATGCGAAGCGTCAGATCGCGCTCTTCAAGCAGCACAATACGGTCTTCGACGATACGGTTGCGCTTTACGAGGATTTCTTTCATCCGGCTTCAGTACCGTATGCGACGTTGGAACCGGGTGTGCTGAAGGTGGCTCCGCAGCTAGTTGAAGCGCTCAGTTCGCCGGGAGTTTCCGGGGATCAGGCGGTGAAGGCCAAAGCGACTCTTGACGCGATGATGGCGACGATTCATGAGCTGCACAAGGACGGGCTGACGTTTGTTGCGGGGACGGATCAGACGATTCCTGGGTATTCGCTGCATCGTGAGCTGGAGCTGTATGTTCAGGCGGGTTTTACTCCGATGGAAGCGCTGGAGGCCGCGTCGAGCGTTCCGGCGCGCGTGATGGGACTGGAAAAGACAGTTGGGACGATTGAAAAGGGGAAGCGGGCAGATTTGGTCCTGCTCGATGCTGATCCGCTCGCGGACATCCACAATACGCGCAGGATCGTCAAAACGATATCGGCTGGTGCAATCTATGATCCTGCTCCGCTTTGGGAGTCGGTTGGATTTAAGCCTTGA